The stretch of DNA GTAATAGTTTGTTCCATTCCTTTTTTATGAATTAATGCTGTTATATTACAGACGTCTAGATACCGACATCAAATTTCACGATCCTCATTTGCTTTTATGTTTTTAGATAAATCTGAGCAATGtttagtaattttataatataatattatttaatgcATATTCATCTAagaataatttgttttttaagcaacgaagaaaaatatacaattctTGTACTAGTTCTTTTGAAAATCGAACATGttaattaagaatatttttaaacttttaattaaacgagaaaaatctttgtacatacaataatatttcaaaatgtgTCTTAATGATTTCACCATTGCACAAATTTTTGTTGGttaaatcaatgaaaattatttattttattcttttaaccTTCTATGCATGCCCAATTCATCTCTCTTTAAAAGCGTTTTTCATCCATGACTCGTGGaaattcctttctttttctgtaTCATCCATTAATTAATCACTACTTGGTTCATTAAATGTCTTCCATTTGTACAATTCACAATTCGTCttataataaaagtatcatCTTATTAGTTGTTTTAACAGTTTAAAATAGTTGAAATGCATTGAAATtatatcataaaaataatatgttagCGGTATTTCAGCTATATCCGGAATTAATGATTGTTTGCTACTTATACTGTACAAATGTATGACACGATCAGGACcggattaaaatttctaaggCCCGAGGGCTATCAAACCTTTAAGGGTGGTCTTCTCGGTTGGCTAACCTGGttcaaaaattgcaatttattctaaataaaagtaaataatatttaatcgaAGACGTATATTGGGGTTCCGTGCAAAGTGGGGCCCGCAGCTATAACTTCCCTTACACCTACCCTTAATCCGGTACTGGATGCGATTGCCAAAGATGCTTGTTAACCTTTTGAAgtacatttaattttgttttctaACGATATTAAATCCAAATATAAAGATACATTTTTTGGTTGATATTATCGATCTTCAAAAGAAGGGAAAGAAGCTGTCACCAATTCGATTTTTATTCGTTTTGGAATATTATGATATGGCGAAAAATTATTATGGCTGGAAATTTAACTTTCATGTACTTCAAAAGGTTAAGATACATGTTTACataacaaatttaaaattttattatatagtTAACGTTATGTAGATTTAcggaattaaaaattcttcagaTACACACGTATGATTACTCACAATCAGTTGGAATCAGTGAAACGACGATTAAATAAGTATTAGCAATGTATTTAGTACCTTATACGGTAATAGCGCAAACCAAACAACGTATTTTACTGTTTTTCTAGTTAACTAGTTAACTATAATTACCCAgttcaaatttcaaaacttcGAAATTTaagtttcaaagttttcgaaaTTACCAATCACAAAtcttaaatttcaaaactttaaaatttttattctacagtttcaaaattaaaattttttagttttaaaATGTATAGTTTCAAACTTCTTAAATCTAAATTTTAGGTTGCTGAATTTATAGTCCTAAaaatattaacccttgaacagtaGAGCTTGGGTCAATCGAGACCCAAacttaaaaaatgtatatatgtatacaaggacattaacctaaagttaaatgtataattttgaaacgagAGTGTTTCATATactggaagaataattttcagaggaagaatgtaaaatttaaaaatgaaaataatataaaaatacaaaattaaatgaaaattggagCCGTCTCCATGGTCTACCGTCCAAGGGTTAATAGTAAAATAAGAAGTGAGACTCTCTTCCCATAGAGATGCCTGCCATGCTCAGTactgtacatatgtatagaAATTGTGATAATATACAGATGCAAAcgtcaaataaaatattaatttcttttttattgtcATATAATCGCTTAcctaattattaacaatacgGCATTTGGTTCATGCTATTTGTGTATATTCATAGTAACTTTGAAATAAGATTCCACAAAAATCATATTATATACTTTACACGGCATTAATTTCGTAATACCATATAtccatttataaaataataaatgtaaaattctTGCAAATGTTGTGCGTTTGCAATCAGTTACCACTAAATTATGTATACCCcatatgtttttaaaaatctaATACTTTAAGTTAAGCGCATCATTATAACTTAgcatgaaaaaataatttttaagtgACAGAATGtactaattaaataaaaacgaCGAATCCATCCATAGGGATTTTCTTAGATCATAAACATCTAACTTTTATGCTTTGAAAGCTAAGTAACCATGATACataggaataaaaattgattaaaaaagaTTCAATTTGTAAAATTCATGATCAAGAGCGccatagaaaaatataaatcagcgatatatttataataatttagatcctttttttttacaaacaacACAACATATTAAGAACACCCGCCATAGCAATAATTATGTTAGCATTATTATCGATACAGAATCCAGTACGGTACTTAAATATATAATCTTACATGTCCCATTTTTAAAAGACtcatttaattagaaattagacttaatttgattaaaagtaatttaagataattattaatttatcaggcgtaagtaataaaattaaaaatattaaaataatagaaaaagacAGCATAGATAccgaatttataaaatttaaatacttttaataCACATAATATGACGTTTTATCATTGGAATAAGTTTCATAAATCAAggtaaaataaatgaaataaatagaaatttatgCACATAGGACTTTTCATGTTTCTTCCGTTAAATCAGGCATGTACACGAAATTGTCCAAGGAACATCCCGAGTACTCGCGGGCTACTTTGGGCGCTCGTGTCCATTTTACTACTTGCTATTCATACTCAGGTTAGATGAAGTACTTATACTGGGTTCAATACCGATTACTCTATAAAAGGTTCACCAATGTCCAGCAGGtgattgtaaatattttttagaaacGCTTGAATAACAAAGTCGCAATAACGCGGACTGAAATGACTCAGAAACAAACGTTCCAAAACGACAAATATAaagtatttatataaaatcaaCTTTCACATATTCGAATCTCAAATATTTCACAGCGATGATCGCTCGGTATTGAGCAACTTCTTCATTGTGTTTTACAATTGTAAACTTAATACTCCACCAAAGATACTCAAGACACCTTATACTTTTCTGGAGATATTTACACCATTTAGTTTCTCTAGTGgaaaattcaagaaatatGCAATATTATAagatttatattttgaaatcacagtttttccttttttcttttttttacttactttaaaaaataagtatAATAATACAAGTCTAAAGAGAATACAATTAACTATAGCTCCTTAtgtattgaattaaattacactTATAACTGTGTCAAAGTTATCTCTAATTTTaatagttaatttttttaatattctcttttatcttttgaaattttcaacacaAGTTGTTTGTTATTACTCTATATTAACGTGATACTGCAATTAAACATTAAAAGAACATTTAGTGTAAGTCTTagatatatagatatatattaTGTAGGCAATAATGATTTCagtattttagaaaattatatataaaaaaatcaaaaattcatacaaattatattttaaatacaaaaaagtaaaaagaagtTCGGCTGtcataattttattgaaatataaagtaaatattatgaaaaaaagaaaaaaaagctTAAACTGATGTATCTTTATTCGATCACTGTGACTTCGAACGTCTGATGTTAACACTAGGAACTAAGATTTTACATTTGTTTATACTGTCacatattaaaatagaatacttATGCATAGTATTATCGCTATAGAATAAAATCATGCAAACATATAatttaagaattatttttccaacCTTTGGTAGATCATTATGCAAAATCAGAAAATccatgaaataattttcttgcATATATGCTTTCAACGATTAGGCTCTGTTACTTCATTGAATAAAGGTGTCAATGAATCAACATCTTGCAATCCATCAAAATTACTAAGTGGGTCTAAATCGTTCGTTTCCGTATCAGTTTCTCCTAGAAAATTAGCTTCGAGTAAATCCACAACGTTCCTACACAAACTGATAGAAGTAGATTCATTTACAGATTCATTGTGTAAGTTTAAAGAGTTCAAAGTGGGACTTGAAAGTATCGGTTCGTTAGTCTCCTGATAAGTTTCTTGCGACTGAACTGTATGCAACGGTGTAGAAGGATATGATCTTGATCCATTACTATCTTCAGTATAAGATGGTGCGTATGCACACACTGACACAGGTAGCGGTGTATTAGGATAAGAACGCGACTGTATTATTTTCTGTAAGGTTCCACCTTCTGGAACATTCAGTACATTCGACGAATCCAGCATATCCTCTTCTGACAGGCTTAGATTTGAATTTGGTAGAGCACCCAACActattgaattattttctatcAGGCCTTCCTCTGTAGGTTGCTCTGGTAAAATCTCTAAACTTTGTGTCCCTTCTACgttcaaaatatttaatatattagtTATATTTTCAGATGTAATTTCCTTATCACTCATTAAGAAATGTTGATCGTCCGATATGAAATTTGGATCGACATCGTCGAGTAAGTACGCTGAAGTTCCTTCTGATTGACCTATCGATCCGAAATCGTTAAACTCGCTAGGTACTGGTGTAGGTGCTACAGAACTGCTTGTAGACGGATTAAAACTGTGACTTTGAAATGAAGGTAAACAGTGTTGTGTCGAGATAGGTGACATTAATGCAGGATTAACCATCCTGTGTAATGGAACTGATTGTGATCTATAAAGTTCATTGGAAAACTGTTTATTGTTATGAAATAATTCGCTAATTTCTTGATCAGGTTGGCTTTTCCggtaaacattttttatttcctgcAAATTTTCTTGACTTGGATAGTTAATAAGTAATTGTTTCTGTGGTGCTAGATCAGAAGATAAAAATGCAGCGCACTGTGATCCTTGTCCTTCTTTTTTTGGTATAACAGAAATTTGCATGGTACCACTATCAACCTGTACTTCCGACGATTTTGTAGAAATCAACGGTAATTGTGGCGTAGACGATGTTTGCCTAATTATATCCGGACCACTGGTGGGAACAACGAAGGTATCGTTTTTATTAGTATAAGGCATGCTACAGGATATCGAACGCGACAACGATTTATGAGCACGCACTCTGAAACTACTCGTTTGCAAATTACTTCTGGAACGTGGTACTGGTGTATTCCGAGGTGAAACAAACGGACTGGCGTTTGCTGAATTTGATTTAGAAGCGCGGCCATTAATGGGTGAATGCGGACCAGGCGATATTGgtgtgaaattaaatattcgaCGACGAGTGTTTGGACTTTGCGGAACTCTATTAGTAATGACATTTGAATCTTGCACATGTTCTACAACGTTCGTTTCAAAACTGACCCTACGCTTCgtattattttgatttgaatGATTCAGCAATGTtggtaatattaaattatgctTTTGAGTTATCTCACGTTTGTCTACGTTTTGCCTAATAATAGCAGCAGGTAATACATCACTGGATGCGTGTACAGTTCCTGCTTTTAAATTTTGTTCTAAAATTAATCTTACTTGTGAAACTTTATCAGATCTTGATACTTGTTCATCGATAGTGATAGCATTAGCTTCTACATCAGAACTCGATGAATTACTTTGTTGAAAATACTGTAATAATTCTTCTTCCTGCTCCTGGGAATTGTTACCTCCGTTTAAATAATCGTCCAAAGCATCCGATTCGATCGAGCCAAGTTTCTCGGTTTTATCAACGTTTTCTTGCAATAATCGAATCTGATCTTTCGTTAAAACTGTAGAATCTTCGGTTGTGTTTAAACTACGATCAAAACTGCTAGGATAATTGTTTACTTTAATGCAACTTTTGGAACATGTTGACGATTCGATATCACAGTTTTTAGTAGGCTGATTGTCGACAGCCTCATTTCCTTTGCACTTGGTAGATTTCAAATTACTACCTAGTATCACCGATATTTTTCCAGGACGTTGTATAGATGTAAGTTTAGGCAACAACATATTGGAATGCTCTACATTCTCTTGTATCAACTGTTCTGTAagttttgtttgtttttcaGGGCTTGTCTCTGATGATTGATTCAATACAACTGGATTGGCACGCTTTCTGGAATTTTTGGATTTGATATCACGCTGTGTATTCGTACAGTTGGTCGTCATTATACTAGGATTGCTATTCTGTATGTCTTCGATCGATTGTACCACTATATTATCACAGTTGGATTCCAAGGAGATGTTAGATGGCTGACTATTAgctttaacaatttttttctgcCTATTTGTTACTACAGCAGATAAACTTATTTTAGTTAATGCATTTTGCCCACTTGATGGATTTGTACCTTGAGATGACTGAATGAATTTTAGTTTCTTATTTCCTTTAGATACCCCCATTTTATTATCAACAGTCTTCTCTTTGTTCTGATTCTGAAATATTATCACACTTATAATCAATAcatataaaatcattttaataattaataaaatattccttttttatttaaatatattatgtTTTTGAAACATGATTTTCTACCTGTATAATAGTATCAAGATGACGATGCTTTTGATCCCTTATATGTTCTCGCTGCTGTAATTTTCGTTGCAATTGTAATTGTGCTTCTCTGAGTTTTCCAGATTTCCCACTTATGGGTGTTATATGCAAATCTGTACTCGATTCTGTACAGAAAACatcgtttttaatttatatataaatatatgtgtagtgtatatatatatatatatatatacattaagTACATGAAAATCAACAAACCTTTATTTGTCGATGAATTAGAATTTCCTGAACCACATAATATACATACAGCAGAAAGAGATCGAGTATCAACACAAAGATTATCAACGAGATGACGTGCTAAGGCACTCaaagttggaaattttaaGCCCAACAGGTTTTCTGCCCATTCTCTGATCAGCGTAGAAGCAGCTCCTAACATTTCTTCAGTAATATTTTCATCTACTTCATCACCCTAAAAAATTGAATGGTTTAAAGTGCAAGTAATTAACATCCATAAAGGTAAGTGTTCCAAATTATATGATTTTTCAAACATATTGTAAACTTAACTACTTTCAATTccaatataaaatatacatatgaattgaataaatctttttcaatcataaaataatttacaagtTGTAGAAACgagttatttaaaatattttaattatagtcTTATATCTCACAATTTGAGTGCCTGATATATCAGGCAATGTTGGAGGATCCAACTTCACTCTTTTACGCATTCCAGCATAACAATAACGTGAATTGCCTCGGGTGCCCAATCTGCGTGGTCGAACTCTGGGATATACTTGTTTCATAACTTTTCCAAAATCAGCAGTTGATAAAGGTTTCATAGAATTTCGTGTACAATACATACTGTAAGTAAATtgaacaaatttaaaaaaataattccttctataatttattgttaacgATGTATATAAATCCTGAAGGAAAATTTACTGTATTATAACACATCGATACTACATAGTTTATCAAGAATTCACATAATGATTATTTAAACAGACTGAATCCAAAATGCTTACTTATATTCTTCGTAAACTTCTTGTTTTGGTAATGAAACATCTGGATCTTCTTCCAAATGCGTTTTAATCCACATGATAGTTTGATGAATTTCATAACGGTTTCCTAGCGGATTCAATGGTTGTCTTAAAGGATCAACAGTTGCCCCGCTATTGGTCAATGATAATGGAAGTTTCAGGTACAAcaacaatttttcttctattttcagTTGTTCAATTTGTGAAAAAATTTCTTGAATATGTGTTTTTGATTCTTCACTGCgcacaaaaattaataaaggTATTATCATCaataatcttttatttattttcattaaagtaataaaacaaaaatattttacaattttctttttattgaaaaacacaacaaaatcataaaaatatatcataACACATTTAATATAAATCTATATACAGAATGTTCTAACAAATTTTACAATAGTATCAGCAAATATATTTTCCTTGTTTTTAGTATTACAAATGTTTTGTGTCTAAGAACTGTACTATGTAgtagaaattataatataataataacgatgaagaaaaattagaaacgTATTCATTTTTTGCAATATAtttgttttcaattaaatttatttttaattcataggAAGAATAATTGTTCTCCAATCATTTATACTTTTctttattagaataattattattgtctCAAACATTTATCATATAGTCTGAAAcctttaaaatttgtttcaatttaatttctgctattataaaatgtatgaatatcaaagtattcttttttttaatgcaaAAAGGATTTTAGTATTTGTATCCGCTTTTAGTTTatgttttatacaaaaattattcaaattactaccatatacatataacacttcttgtatttaatatactttttatatATCTTCACAAAAATTAACCTGCAAACTATGAAGTATCAAATGTTTGACTTTTTCTCTTAATATTCATTATAAACTGtttgaaaaaagtaaaaaacaagaaaaatattttaattgttgattctatataaaaacatttttttattcttcaaatatattttcatttaataaattaatactttTAAAGAAGCATACAATATGTactattttgtattttttccttctcttctcaTTTTCCACGATAAATTTTCCAAAGTTAAatgttcatttcatttcaagatattaatcatttataaaataatatcatgAAAGTTTTATCTTGATATAATGTTACTTCTTTAATAAATAAGACaacaattttgtaatatacatcatACTAGTATAAGTtctttgaaaagaaatttatttctttgtaatgaaatattagtttctcttttttcaaaCGGGGACAGGTGTGTGGAGGGGAGATGGTGATAGCGCGCGCGTTtgagagagcgagagagagaaaaagatatTACATTAACCTGATGCTATCCTCGATTAGGAGCCGAATTTTGTCGCACTTGGTTGTTCCATGATTTGTTAAGGCCGTGAACTTGGCCGCGATAATATCTTGAAGTAGGTCGTCGTCGTGGAAGCCGTTTGAAAATTTGCCGGTAGCCAGCCGCTGATTTGACTGTAACTGTTTGTTATTGTCATTAATACCGGCATTATTACTACCTTCACCATTCTCAGGAGAAACGTCAGTTCGTTCCTTCTTGATTCGTTTACCGTCGAACGCGCTTTCGTCGACATTAAGCTCGATTCTCGCGGGTGACTTGCTAACGCAGGGCTTCGTTCGATCATGGTTATCAGTATTCATTGTACCCCGTCACCGGAGACGCTTTTATAATTATGTGTGTAAAAATTTATCACCACCCGCTGGACGCGAGCACCCTACCATTTTGTCAAAGACAGCTGGACTATTTGTTAGCATTGCACTCCCAGTGATTGCACATAAGCGCCATTTGAGACCCTCCACTCGCGCGGACTGACAAGTCGCCGAAGTGCATACAGTATGAAAATAACCGGAAATTTGTCATACCGCTCTTATGCACAGCATTTTGCCCGTGATTAGTGGCATAAACAATTTCAACGGAACGAACTTATGCGCAGCCCATCATGAATTTCAAATCGAGGATTAGTGGACGGTCTACCACACAACGAAAACTTCAGCACTTTGCGCGTTCTTCAATTACCATAGATTGTGTTTTATATTAAGAGTATATCGCTTCAGTTTCTTTCATATCAGGTCGCGTTCTCACTGAATTCACCATTtcatttaacaataaaaacaactaTCATTGATAAACTTTgttctcaatttttaatccTTAAACTGTATAATTATATTtggtatatttttatacaactcttaaaagttattgaaaattcagttaaataataatagcattatttaatgattataagaattttatgaattatttttaaatatgtcgTATTTCTTATTGGGCATTTTCATTCTATGTACATAtgcatatattatatatataattatttgtttaaatacatatttatttgtatgtatgtatgtatgtatattcgttaaatatattcaataaTGTGATTGGTTAATATTAACAGTTGAATAGCTACAAAcggtctgtgtataatatacatatacatagtatatatatatattttttttttatttatacaaaatatgtattttcattattatataatcgcgaacataaaaaaattatttcatattaaaaaagCACATATaaagttttacaatatataaacaagaataatattgttttatatatatatatacaggaTGTCCCAGTATTGATGGTACAAATATGAAGGGGATTATGTATACATGAGAAAATTAGtcgaaaatatgaaatacaattttttcatttgaagctttgtttttgaaaaaaatcaacTGTGAATCTTCTTCGAGTACCTAACTATATCGTGATTGATCGAATTTCTATGCAAATCATATTTCATAGGTTTATTGGTAATAATAAAGCATGTAATTTTGAAGATTTACtttataaatgtaaaaattgttgaaaatgttGGCCACCGTACTGCATATATATACAACTGTACTTTCCGAATTATACTATATTAAACGATACTGATTTTCTCGAAAACAAGACCTCcaagtaaaaaatttattccatattttcgaCTCATTTTTTCATGTGGAATCACCCTCATCATGGTTGTATCATCAATACTGGGACACcttacatacatacatgtagTACTGCTTTATTTTGTACCAAATCATATTTAATTACTCTTGAgcaaattttgaattaattatacagtattaaaatattaaagatgTTTCTGGGATGATTGCAAAATTAGTAAAACCGAGAATTGCTTGTTTTATTCTCTAAATTCAAATGGTtgaattcattttgattagtgATGTACTATTTAACAccgtatttaatatttcatgttGTATGCATACATACAATTGTATATACCTCTtgaaagtaataatttattattagtttttaacatcattttttataaatttttacatGTTATTACTAAAACGTTTACTATTCGTTTTGACAGTCTGATGTGGAGCAATGTCGAGTAATAGTTACTAATGGTTACTAATAAATCTTTATACCAAGAAGAAGTCATGTCACGCGGTTTTTAAgtttgaaaagaaataattatcaaatgtTTATTTCGTAAACGTATAATATAAactaatttacatttaactttGGTAAGTATTATGCTgttaataagaaaattttcttttttatatatgtTGAGTAATGAAATACACTGATGTTATTCGTGTTTAACCTCTTATAGACCTTGAATAACTATGCTAAGGATGTTAAGCATACCTCCAAGttcttatttaaatcaatttgGATTacaaaagtattcaaaatattataacctttgtttgaaaagaaatattacatcCAGtactataaaatataaagcaagtttaattgaaaatgaagttaataaatttcaagaaGGACAAGTTATTCATGGTTTTATCGTGGATAAAATTGCAATGGTGGATGAAGTGCATCTAAATGCAATAGAATTGACTCATTTGGGTACTGGGGCACAATATTTACATTTAGCAAGAGACGATAGCAACAATGTATTTTCAATTGCATTTCGTACACCTCCAAAAGATTCTACAGGAGTACCTCACATTTTGGAACATATTACCCTTTGTGGTAGTAAAAGGTATCCATGTAGAGATCCATTCTTCAAAATGCTAAGAAGATCATTAGCTACTTTTATGAATGCTATGACAGGACCTGATTACACTGTATATCCATTTTCTACACAAAACTCAAAAGATTATAGAAATCTACAATCTGTATACTTAGATTCAGTATTTAAACCGCTTTTGAAAGAACTTGATTTTAAACAAGAAGGCTGGAGATTAGAACATGAAGATGTTCATGATAAAAATTCACCTATCATTTTTAAAGGAGTAGTTTTCAACGAAATGAAAGgtgttttcaatgaaaatcaaaCAATATTTGCCGAacaattattgaataaaattctaCCTAGTCATACCTATTCTGTAATTTCTGGAGGAGATCCTCTTGTTATTCCTACTTTAAGATACACTGATctgttaaattttcatcaaactCATTATCATCCTTCTAATTCTCGATTCTACTCATATGGTAATTTTCCCTTAGACGatcatttgaaatttgttaatGAGCAATACTTGTTTCTAGTAGATAAGATTGACACTTCTGCATCAGAGGTTCCTTCAGAAAAACGATGGGATAAACCAAGAAAAGAACACATTGTGTGTAAACCAGATCCCATGATTGCAGATCCTAACCGACAAGGCAGCATAGCTATTGGTTTCTTATGTAATGACATAACAGACATAcagaaaaattttgaaatgcaTATTTTATCTCAACTTCTTTTGAAAGGTCCAAATTCATCGTTTTATAAATCCTTAGTAGAGTCAAATATAGGAATTGCTTTTGGTCCGATGACAGGCTTCGATTCTCAGTGTAAagatacaatatttattgtaaGTTTACTTGGTGTCAAAGCAGATGATTTTGAGAAggtagaaaatatatttaacgaAACTGTACAAAAAGTTATTAAGGAGGAATTTAGTAAGGATCACGTTGAATCTGTTTTACATAGTATTGAACTTCAAACAAAACATCAAACTTCTAGTTTTGGATTacaattactttttaatttaacaccATTATGGAATCATAATGGAGATCTCATAAAATCAATAAGAATCAATGAAGCAATTAGAacatttaaagaaaaaatgaataataatccCAAATATCTTCAAGAATTAGTGAAGACATATTTAATGGATAATACTCATAAATTAACATTGACAATGTTGCCATATGAACAATACGATCATGATAAAGCAGTTGCAGAACGTAAATTGTTAGAGTCGAAATTAAAAGAACTTTCTAAGGAAGAATTAGAACAAATTTATATCGATGGACAAATTTTACTTCAAGAACAACAAAAACAAGTAGATGTAAATGTTCTTCCTACTTTGAAAATAGAAGATATAAAAGTCGATGTAGAACGTTACAAATTAATGGATACAAAAGTAGTTGATGTTCCTGTACAAGTAGCTACTGAACCAACAAATGGTGTATGTTATTACCGAGGAATACTTAATACACAAAACTTGGAACCCGAATTAAAAAGTTTATTACCacttttcaataatattatttcaaaaatgggtacaaaaaattataattacagaaactttgaTCAGTTAATACGACTAAAAACTGGAGGCTTAAATTTTATGAATCACATTGTAGAAcataagaataatttattgcaATACGAAGAAGGAATACTAATAGAATCTTATTGTTTAGATCATAATATAAACGATATGTGGAAATTATGGTTAGAATTGTTTAATAATGTCAAACTGTCTGAAATTGAAAGATTTAAGACGCTTGTTAAAATCAATGCCGCAGATCTGATTAATGGAATTGCAGATTTAGGGCACACATATGCAATGAGTAGTGCAGCCAGTTTGGTTTCTCCAGTtatgaaattcaaagaaaatttgtcAG from Osmia bicornis bicornis chromosome 10, iOsmBic2.1, whole genome shotgun sequence encodes:
- the LOC114881209 gene encoding uncharacterized protein LOC114881209 isoform X2, encoding MNTDNHDRTKPCVSKSPARIELNVDESAFDGKRIKKERTDVSPENGEGSNNAGINDNNKQLQSNQRLATGKFSNGFHDDDLLQDIIAAKFTALTNHGTTKCDKIRLLIEDSISEESKTHIQEIFSQIEQLKIEEKLLLYLKLPLSLTNSGATVDPLRQPLNPLGNRYEIHQTIMWIKTHLEEDPDVSLPKQEVYEEYNMYCTRNSMKPLSTADFGKVMKQVYPRVRPRRLGTRGNSRYCYAGMRKRVKLDPPTLPDISGTQIGDEVDENITEEMLGAASTLIREWAENLLGLKFPTLSALARHLVDNLCVDTRSLSAVCILCGSGNSNSSTNKESSTDLHITPISGKSGKLREAQLQLQRKLQQREHIRDQKHRHLDTIIQNQNKEKTVDNKMGVSKGNKKLKFIQSSQGTNPSSGQNALTKISLSAVVTNRQKKIVKANSQPSNISLESNCDNIVVQSIEDIQNSNPSIMTTNCTNTQRDIKSKNSRKRANPVVLNQSSETSPEKQTKLTEQLIQENVEHSNMLLPKLTSIQRPGKISVILGSNLKSTKCKGNEAVDNQPTKNCDIESSTCSKSCIKVNNYPSSFDRSLNTTEDSTVLTKDQIRLLQENVDKTEKLGSIESDALDDYLNGGNNSQEQEEELLQYFQQSNSSSSDVEANAITIDEQVSRSDKVSQVRLILEQNLKAGTVHASSDVLPAAIIRQNVDKREITQKHNLILPTLLNHSNQNNTKRRVSFETNVVEHVQDSNVITNRVPQSPNTRRRIFNFTPISPGPHSPINGRASKSNSANASPFVSPRNTPVPRSRSNLQTSSFRVRAHKSLSRSISCSMPYTNKNDTFVVPTSGPDIIRQTSSTPQLPLISTKSSEVQVDSGTMQISVIPKKEGQGSQCAAFLSSDLAPQKQLLINYPSQENLQEIKNVYRKSQPDQEISELFHNNKQFSNELYRSQSVPLHRMVNPALMSPISTQHCLPSFQSHSFNPSTSSSVAPTPVPSEFNDFGSIGQSEGTSAYLLDDVDPNFISDDQHFLMSDKEITSENITNILNILNVEGTQSLEILPEQPTEEGLIENNSIVLGALPNSNLSLSEEDMLDSSNVLNVPEGGTLQKIIQSRSYPNTPLPVSVCAYAPSYTEDSNGSRSYPSTPLHTVQSQETYQETNEPILSSPTLNSLNLHNESVNESTSISLCRNVVDLLEANFLGETDTETNDLDPLSNFDGLQDVDSLTPLFNEVTEPNR